One genomic window of Flavobacteriales bacterium TMED191 includes the following:
- a CDS encoding FAD-dependent monooxygenase, with protein sequence MHLKNKNIAVVGGGLVGSLLSIYLSRQGAAVSVFDKRDDIRLDDNSAGRSINLALSNRGINALSKIGIEQSVLKIAMPMYKRIMHSIHGDLTEQQYGKDSEAIYSISRHLLNSKLMNIAEKDSVKFSFNKHCISINPTTNTLFFSDNSNLRFDFIFGADGAGSVIRKKMVELSKTIKSSVKFINSSYKELTIPANDDGTHKIDNKALHIWPRKSFMVIALPNLDGTFTCTLFAPNKGLNSFDSIKNSNDVDGVFVKYFKDLKSIIPNLSEQYFFNPTSPLGYVRCSSWRENNTILIGDACHATVPFYGQGMNSGFEDCFLLNRWLDQKRSFNNQDLDNFLHNRKIDTEAMQDLSMHNFIEMQDKTADKSFLLQKKIEEWFSNMHPQKWIPLYSMVTFSNIRYSEALKLGKVQNKIMLDIMKTNNLTSDYSLEELKRKNIEQQILDIIN encoded by the coding sequence ATGCATTTAAAAAATAAAAATATTGCAGTTGTTGGTGGTGGTTTGGTAGGAAGTTTATTATCTATTTATTTAAGTAGACAAGGTGCAGCTGTGTCAGTTTTTGATAAAAGAGATGATATTAGACTAGACGATAATAGTGCTGGTAGATCTATTAATTTAGCATTGTCAAATAGAGGTATTAATGCTCTCAGTAAAATAGGTATTGAACAATCTGTTTTAAAAATTGCTATGCCTATGTATAAACGTATTATGCATTCTATTCATGGAGATTTAACAGAGCAACAATACGGTAAGGATTCAGAAGCTATTTATTCTATTTCTAGGCATTTGTTAAATTCAAAATTAATGAATATTGCTGAAAAAGATTCAGTTAAATTTTCTTTTAATAAACATTGTATTAGTATTAATCCAACAACAAATACTTTGTTTTTTTCTGATAATTCTAATTTAAGATTTGATTTCATTTTTGGTGCTGACGGTGCAGGCTCAGTAATTAGAAAAAAAATGGTTGAGTTATCTAAAACAATAAAAAGTTCGGTTAAGTTCATCAATTCTTCATATAAAGAATTAACAATACCTGCAAATGATGATGGTACGCATAAAATTGATAATAAAGCTTTACATATTTGGCCTAGAAAATCATTTATGGTAATTGCACTCCCAAATTTAGATGGAACATTTACATGCACTCTTTTTGCTCCAAATAAAGGTTTGAATTCCTTTGATTCAATAAAAAACTCAAATGATGTAGATGGTGTTTTCGTTAAATACTTTAAAGATTTAAAATCAATTATCCCGAATTTATCTGAACAATACTTTTTTAATCCAACTTCCCCTCTTGGTTATGTGAGATGTAGTTCTTGGAGAGAAAATAATACAATTTTAATTGGCGATGCTTGTCATGCTACTGTCCCATTTTATGGTCAGGGCATGAATTCGGGTTTTGAAGATTGTTTTTTACTGAATAGGTGGTTAGATCAAAAAAGAAGTTTTAATAATCAAGATTTAGATAATTTTTTGCATAATAGAAAAATTGATACAGAAGCTATGCAGGACTTATCTATGCATAATTTTATTGAAATGCAAGATAAAACTGCTGACAAAAGCTTTTTACTTCAAAAGAAAATCGAAGAATGGTTTTCGAATATGCATCCTCAAAAATGGATCCCTCTTTATTCAATGGTGACATTTAGTAATATAAGATACAGCGAAGCTTTGAAACTTGGAAAAGTTCAAAACAAAATCATGTTGGATATAATGAAGACTAATAATTTAACTAGCGATTATAGTTTAGAAGAATTAAAGCGCAAAAATATAGAGCAACAAATTTTAGATATTATTAATTAG
- a CDS encoding amidohydrolase produces MLSEDIKNQIKSITQSIFHDVVSYRRWIHQHPELSFQEKKTSDFICKILKKNNISYSSNIAGYGVVATIKCNNPSSQVIGVRADMDGLPIQEKNNVTYKSINDGVMHACGHDAHSAIALGVAIVLNELRNKLIGTIKIIFQPAEEKLPGGASLMIESGVLLKPKIDKMLALHVLPEMEVGNVGFRSGQYMAACDELYVLMKGRGGHAALPNSVINPITSSAELILNIKQEVSKLNFKEKYILEFGDFHAYGASNVIPEEAKISGTLRTLNMNFRKLAHDIIIDEAKKIQHKYKTICELEIKKGYPVLFNDVNLTEACVKWSQQFLNPELVKQLDIRMASEDFSYFSQQVPSCFFRIGVGNKIKNISHSVHTPYFDIDEKSLEIGVGLMSYLTVANLLGLKTT; encoded by the coding sequence GTGCTTAGCGAAGATATAAAAAACCAAATAAAGTCAATAACACAATCCATTTTTCATGATGTTGTTTCATATAGAAGATGGATTCATCAGCATCCTGAATTATCTTTTCAGGAAAAAAAGACATCAGATTTTATTTGCAAAATTTTAAAGAAAAACAATATATCATATTCCTCTAATATTGCTGGTTATGGTGTAGTTGCTACTATTAAATGTAATAATCCATCAAGTCAAGTAATTGGGGTTCGGGCTGATATGGATGGACTTCCTATTCAAGAGAAAAATAATGTCACTTATAAATCAATTAATGATGGAGTCATGCATGCCTGTGGTCATGATGCACACTCTGCTATTGCTTTAGGAGTTGCTATAGTTTTGAATGAATTAAGAAATAAATTAATTGGAACCATTAAAATTATTTTTCAACCCGCAGAAGAAAAGTTGCCTGGTGGTGCTTCATTAATGATTGAAAGTGGAGTTTTGTTAAAGCCTAAAATTGATAAAATGTTGGCTTTACATGTTTTGCCAGAAATGGAGGTCGGAAATGTAGGTTTTCGCAGTGGTCAGTATATGGCTGCTTGTGATGAATTATATGTTTTAATGAAAGGTCGAGGAGGGCATGCAGCATTACCAAATAGTGTGATTAATCCAATTACTTCATCTGCAGAACTTATACTTAATATCAAACAAGAAGTTTCTAAATTAAATTTTAAGGAAAAATACATACTAGAATTTGGAGATTTTCATGCTTATGGTGCTTCCAATGTTATACCTGAAGAAGCTAAGATTTCGGGTACTTTACGAACCTTAAATATGAATTTTAGAAAACTAGCACATGATATTATTATAGATGAAGCAAAAAAAATACAACATAAGTATAAAACAATTTGTGAGCTTGAAATTAAAAAAGGATATCCTGTATTATTTAATGATGTTAATCTTACAGAAGCATGTGTGAAATGGAGTCAACAATTTCTAAATCCTGAGCTTGTTAAGCAATTGGATATTAGAATGGCTTCAGAAGATTTTTCATACTTTTCTCAGCAGGTTCCCTCTTGTTTTTTTCGCATCGGCGTCGGTAATAAGATTAAAAATATTTCCCACTCTGTTCATACACCTTATTTTGATATTGATGAAAAAAGTTTAGAAATAGGGGTTGGATTGATGAGTTATTTGACTGTTGCTAATTTGCTAGGTCTGAAAACAACTTAA
- a CDS encoding MBL fold metallo-hydrolase: MIIKKFTFNSFQENTYIISDNNKCMIIDPGCNTKAEENILAEYILSNNLSPVELINTHCHLDHIFGNNFIANKYNLTPKMHKKDLPLLTNAVNIAKQYHVHLSPPPLNVKFIDENDSIQLGETLWQVIFTPGHAPGHICLFNKSYNKIIAGDVLFYMSIGRTDLPLCNHEDLINSIKQKLFNLDDTVEVYCGHGQNTSIGFEKEHNPFLKQTN, translated from the coding sequence ATGATAATTAAAAAATTTACATTCAACTCATTTCAAGAAAATACATATATCATAAGTGATAATAACAAATGTATGATTATTGATCCCGGCTGTAATACAAAAGCTGAAGAAAATATACTGGCTGAATATATATTATCTAATAATTTATCTCCTGTGGAGCTAATAAATACTCACTGTCACTTAGATCATATTTTTGGAAATAATTTTATTGCGAATAAATATAACTTAACCCCTAAAATGCATAAAAAAGATTTACCATTATTAACAAATGCAGTGAACATTGCTAAACAATATCATGTACATTTATCACCCCCTCCATTAAATGTTAAATTTATCGACGAAAATGATTCTATCCAATTAGGTGAAACTTTATGGCAAGTCATTTTTACTCCTGGGCATGCCCCCGGACACATTTGTCTATTTAATAAATCATATAACAAAATTATTGCTGGAGATGTATTGTTTTACATGAGTATCGGTCGAACAGACTTACCTCTATGTAATCATGAAGATTTAATTAATAGTATCAAACAAAAGTTATTTAATTTAGATGACACTGTGGAAGTTTATTGTGGTCACGGTCAAAACACAAGTATTGGATTTGAAAAAGAACATAATCCATTCTTGAAACAAACTAATTAA
- a CDS encoding ATP-dependent DNA helicase RecQ, with translation MKKIQIDINKNLHDFFGFKKFKGNQEKAITSILEGHNTFIIMPTGGGKSLCYQLPSLILDGVAIIISPLIALMKNQVDSIRSYSKNHDIAHFFNSTLNKNEIQQVMNAVTSGKTKLLFVAPETISKEKNFAFFKSFQISFFAVDEAHCISEWGHDFRPDYRKLKNTIAKIGTKPIMALTATATEKVKKDIIKNLGIENNNLFISSFNRPNLNYKIQTKENIDKDIIKYIKLHEGKSGIIYCLSRKKAEEVSEILNLNNIKSLPYHAGLEQSVRRKTQDAFLMEDIDVVVATIAFGMGIDKPDVRFVIHYNLPKSLENYYQETGRAGRDGGEGNCILFYDPLDVEKFEAFNSKKNIYEKEISTQLLEEIVAYIESSDCRRKKLLHYFGEEYQDHHCKQKCNNCNIKKNLKNVQKELQLILETIQESSNKFNSQQITQILHGLSNNINNCKINNLKNFNKGEKIETFEIQQIIRKAIVGNLITKNTESYGTLLITEEGESFLKEPYEFRIMDKILNTNPSITSSHVSIDNNLIYILKKIRKKISELKNIPPFIIFQDPSLEDMSIQYPTTMEELRNIIGVGKGKAEKYGSEFIVAIRKYVDENNIERAQDFVVKSKPKKNDLKIFIIQSADRQLEFDDIIDQKNISSDILLDEIENIVNSGTKINIDYHINDILDDQQQEEIRDYFLNEAENDSISNAEKYFEGEYDEAELRLVRVKLFSDLAN, from the coding sequence ATGAAAAAGATTCAAATTGACATAAATAAAAACTTACATGATTTTTTTGGCTTTAAAAAATTCAAAGGCAATCAGGAAAAAGCAATTACTTCTATTTTAGAGGGCCACAATACCTTTATTATTATGCCAACTGGTGGTGGGAAATCATTATGCTATCAATTACCCTCGCTTATTTTAGACGGTGTTGCTATAATTATATCTCCATTAATAGCCCTAATGAAAAATCAAGTAGATTCAATAAGAAGTTATTCTAAGAATCATGATATTGCTCACTTTTTCAACTCAACACTAAATAAAAACGAAATACAGCAAGTTATGAATGCTGTAACCAGTGGAAAAACTAAATTATTATTCGTAGCACCAGAGACAATTAGTAAAGAAAAAAATTTTGCTTTTTTTAAAAGTTTTCAAATTTCTTTTTTTGCAGTAGATGAAGCTCATTGCATTTCTGAATGGGGACATGATTTTAGACCCGATTATAGAAAACTTAAAAACACGATTGCAAAGATTGGAACTAAACCTATAATGGCATTAACTGCTACAGCAACAGAAAAAGTGAAAAAGGATATTATAAAAAATTTGGGTATAGAAAATAACAACTTATTTATTTCATCCTTTAATCGTCCTAATCTAAATTACAAAATACAAACAAAGGAAAATATAGATAAAGATATAATTAAATATATTAAACTTCATGAGGGAAAATCTGGTATAATTTATTGTCTTTCACGGAAAAAGGCTGAAGAAGTATCTGAGATTTTAAATCTAAATAATATTAAAAGTCTACCCTACCATGCTGGACTAGAACAATCTGTTCGGAGAAAAACACAAGATGCTTTTTTAATGGAGGATATTGATGTTGTGGTAGCAACTATTGCATTTGGAATGGGTATTGATAAACCAGATGTTAGATTTGTTATTCACTACAATTTACCCAAAAGTTTAGAAAACTACTATCAAGAAACAGGAAGAGCCGGCAGAGATGGAGGTGAAGGGAATTGTATTTTATTTTATGACCCTTTAGATGTAGAAAAATTCGAAGCTTTTAATTCTAAAAAAAACATATATGAAAAGGAAATTAGTACACAATTATTAGAAGAAATTGTGGCCTATATTGAAAGTTCTGACTGTAGAAGAAAAAAATTACTACACTATTTTGGAGAGGAATACCAAGATCATCATTGTAAACAAAAATGTAATAATTGCAATATCAAAAAAAATTTAAAAAATGTACAAAAAGAATTACAATTGATTTTAGAAACCATCCAAGAATCATCAAATAAATTTAACTCGCAACAAATAACTCAAATACTTCACGGCTTATCAAATAATATAAATAATTGTAAAATCAACAACCTAAAAAATTTTAATAAGGGAGAAAAAATAGAAACCTTCGAAATACAACAAATAATTAGAAAAGCTATCGTTGGAAATTTAATTACCAAAAATACTGAATCATACGGAACACTTTTAATTACCGAAGAAGGGGAAAGTTTTCTAAAAGAACCATACGAATTCAGAATAATGGATAAAATATTAAATACAAATCCATCAATAACATCTTCACACGTGTCAATCGATAATAATCTTATTTATATTTTAAAAAAAATACGTAAAAAAATTTCGGAGTTGAAAAATATCCCTCCTTTTATAATATTTCAGGATCCTTCCTTAGAAGACATGTCAATACAATATCCTACAACCATGGAAGAACTTCGAAATATTATTGGCGTAGGCAAAGGAAAGGCTGAAAAATATGGTAGTGAATTTATTGTTGCAATAAGAAAATACGTAGATGAAAATAATATTGAAAGAGCACAAGATTTTGTTGTCAAATCAAAACCTAAAAAGAATGATTTAAAAATTTTTATTATCCAAAGTGCTGATAGACAACTTGAATTTGATGATATAATTGATCAAAAAAATATTAGTTCTGATATTTTATTGGATGAAATTGAAAACATTGTGAATTCAGGTACCAAAATCAATATTGACTATCATATTAATGACATTTTAGATGATCAACAACAAGAAGAAATACGCGACTATTTTCTAAATGAAGCTGAAAATGACTCTATATCCAATGCTGAAAAATATTTTGAGGGAGAATACGATGAAGCTGAACTGAGATTAGTTAGAGTTAAGTTGTTTTCAGACCTAGCAAATTAG
- a CDS encoding KpsF/GutQ family sugar-phosphate isomerase, whose amino-acid sequence MKHGIDIIKVAKELINDQLQELTKLYNTIGNDFINVVDTITNCQGRLIIIGLGKSGIIGRKIAATLNSTGTLSSFIHASDALHGDSGNINFNDIVMFISNSGNTDELRQLIPLVKKMKVPVIAMTGNINSFLACEADYVLRVNVSKEACPNNLAPTTSTTMQLVMGDAIAISLLKIKNFSKEDFAKYHPAGSLGKKLNMEVSDLCNQSNPPMVLVDDRLDKIIFEISSKRLGATAVLDSNNIVGIITDGDLRRMLEKSSEIKTISASILMTKNPKVIQKNSLLYEAFSLMKQHNITQLIVQDAEKYAGIIHLHDILKCNIF is encoded by the coding sequence ATGAAACACGGTATTGATATCATTAAGGTTGCAAAAGAATTAATCAACGATCAATTACAAGAATTAACTAAGTTATACAATACCATTGGTAATGATTTTATTAATGTAGTAGATACAATTACAAATTGTCAGGGCAGATTAATTATTATTGGTTTAGGTAAAAGCGGCATAATTGGGAGAAAAATAGCAGCTACTTTAAATTCTACTGGAACCTTATCATCTTTTATTCACGCTAGTGATGCATTGCATGGTGATTCAGGCAATATTAATTTCAATGATATTGTCATGTTTATTTCAAATAGTGGTAATACTGATGAGTTAAGGCAATTAATTCCGCTTGTTAAAAAAATGAAAGTGCCTGTAATTGCAATGACTGGAAATATAAATTCCTTTTTAGCATGTGAAGCAGATTATGTTTTAAGAGTAAATGTTTCTAAGGAAGCATGTCCAAATAACTTAGCACCAACAACTAGCACAACAATGCAATTAGTTATGGGTGACGCAATAGCAATTAGTTTATTGAAAATTAAAAATTTTTCTAAGGAGGATTTTGCTAAATATCATCCTGCGGGATCTTTAGGTAAGAAGTTAAATATGGAAGTGTCTGATTTATGTAATCAATCAAATCCTCCCATGGTTTTAGTCGATGATAGATTGGATAAAATTATTTTTGAAATATCTTCGAAAAGACTAGGTGCTACGGCTGTATTAGATTCTAATAATATTGTGGGAATTATTACTGATGGTGATCTTCGCAGAATGCTTGAAAAGAGCTCAGAAATTAAGACAATTTCTGCATCAATATTAATGACTAAAAATCCAAAAGTAATTCAAAAAAATTCTTTATTATATGAAGCATTTAGTTTAATGAAACAACATAATATAACACAGTTGATTGTACAAGATGCAGAAAAATATGCTGGTATAATTCATTTACATGATATTTTAAAATGTAATATTTTTTAA